The DNA window CATGCTTCTTAGGAGTATTGATCCAGACGAAGTAAAGAATGCAATGACTAGCATGCATCATGATAAAACGCCCGGTCCGGATGGGTTAAACCCCgtgttttttcaaaaatattggaGGATTGTAAGGCCGGACTTGGTGAGATTCTGCCAGCATTCTTTTAAATCTGGACACTTTGAAGAAGACATTAATGATACTGTCATTGTTCTCATTCCGAAGTGTGAGAATCCATCGGTCATGGCAGATTTGCGCCCGATCTCGCTGTGCAACGTGGGGTACAAGATTTTTGCCAATGTTTTGCTAACAGACTGAAGGAAACATTGCCAAATCTCATTTCGGAAAATCATAGCGCGTTTGTTAAAGGGGCTTATGATGGATAACTTTATCATAGCTTATGAAATCAGTCATTATTTCAAGAGGAAGCGGCATGGAAGAGTTGGTACAATGACTTTAAAAGTTGACATGAGCAAAGCATATGATAAAGTCGAATGGTTGTTTGTTGAGAGTATGATGAAGAAGATGGGTTTGGACTCAAAATGGATCAGAATTATGATGTTATGCATAGCTTCTGTTCGTTATATCAAGATTGGCGATTTTCAGCTTGACAACCCGCTTGTTCCTGGAAGGGGTCTTCGCCAAGGGGATCCTTTGTCCCCgtatctttttcttatttgcGCCGAGGGTGTGAGTTCGAGATTGAATGGGTTAGAGGCAGCTGGAAAAATTTATGGGTGTGCGGTTAGTAGACTGGCTCTGAgaataaatcatctttttttcgCGGATGATTGTTACCTATTTTTCCGAGCTGTGAAGGAGGAAGCTACTATCATCAGGAATACTCTTCTAGAGTATGGGTCTGTTTCGGGTCAGGTTGTTAAATTTAACAAATGCAATATCCGGTATAGTTTCAATACCGATCATAGAATGAGGGCGAAGATTAACAATCTAATGTGCATTAACAAAGTGGATAACCAAGGATTATATTTGGGCCTGCCTTCATTAATTGGTAGAAATAAGCGGGATGTTTTCCGTTTCATTAAAGATAGGGTGTGGCAAAAGTTGCAAGGGTGGAGAAGTAAGATGCTTTCCTCTGGTGGTAATGAGATCCTTCTCAAATCGGCCGCACAAGCTATGCCTAACCATGTAATGTCCGTCTTCTTAATTCATGTAGATCTGTGCGCTGAGCTCCAAAGAATGATGAATTCTTATTGGTGGAGTAGAGATTCATCGAGCAAGAAAGGTACTTCGTGGTCTAGCTTGAATAATTTATGTACACCGAAGGGTTTAGGAGGTATGGGCTTCAAAAATTTACATGAATTCAATGTTGCTATGCTTGGCCGTCAATCTTGGAGGTTATTACAGAACAAAGAGTCGTTGTGTTTTAAAGTGTTATCGACAAAGTACTTTCCTTCCGGCAATTTCTTCGATGCTACTTTGGGCAATAATCCGAGTTTCACATGGCGAAGTATTTTTGCAACTCAGGAGCTGATGAGAAGTGGAGTGAGGAGAGGGATAGGACCTGGATCGCAAACTAGGGTATGGTATGATCCCTGGCTTGCTAATGGAAATAATAGGTTCATAGAGAAAACGGCTCTGGAAGGGTTAAGTAACACAACGGTGAACCAGTTATTCGAACCCAACTCAAGAGAATGGGATTTGGGTTTACTCAATAATATGTTTTCCCAATTAGTGGTAGAGCGAATTTTAAAAGTCCCGTTGTTCTAGCGAAGAGGGGAGGATTATTGGACCCGAGTGCATGAAAAAAGAGGGAATTATTCAGTTAAAACCGGCTACTGGGCTCTGTATGGGGAAGTTACAGGTCTTGTGCATGGTATTTGGAAAATTATATGGAAGCTGAATGTTCCAATGAAAGTGCGAAACTTCTTGTGGCGAGCGTGTAAATCGTATCTCCCAACTACGGTAGCACTGTTCCAGAAACGCCTCCACGTCCAGTTGGCAGCAAAGTTTTCAACTTAAGGCATGAATCAGTGGAGCATGTATTGTATCACTGCCATGTTGCTAGGGGTTGCTGGAGGAGATTGGGAGTTCAGGTGCCCGGTGATGATAACACGAATGCCCATGAGTGGTTGCTCCAAACTTTTAACTGCAAAAGCGTTGATGAGAGGAACGTTAAAGCGATGGTCTGCTGGAAAATATGGCTGCATCGGAACGAAGTCGTGTGGAATGATAATTGGGGTTCTCCGGAGTTGATTGTGAATTCTGTAGCTAGTGATTTAGTTGCATGGCAATGTGCTCAAAAAAAGATCTGCCAGCAATTGTCCTCCAGTTTGGGCAAAAATGATGGCCTGATCATTTTGAGAGCTCTTCCAAGAGGGTGGCTTAAAGCCAACTTGATGCTGCCGTCTTTTCTGATAACAGCGGTATTGGCGTGCCTTGCATGGTCAGGGACAATGATGGTCGGCTGATCCAAGCAAGAGTTGTTTCGTATCAAGGCTCTTCCACAGCAAGAATTGCTGAGCTGATAGCGATTAAAGAAGCCTTGAGCTGGTTAAGGGGAAACCAGAATGTTATCTTCGACTCTGATGCATTGGACGTTATCATGGACCTTTGGCTGCCACTAAAAGCCGGGATTGATCCGATTATTGATGAGTGTAACTCTCTATCGAAGCAATTTAGCAACTGTCGTTTTATTTTTGTAAGGCGGTCTGCGAATGGAGATGCACATCTGTTAGCGCAAGCCTCTCGTTCTATGCCAGGCCAGCAGGAATGGTTTCATATCTTTCCAGCTTTTCTTACGCCTGTAATTGCTTCCGTTATTGCTTAACAAAGTGGCTcctttattcaaaaaaaaaatgggaaatgtttagagcaaattattttaaacccTCACATTTATCATTATTCACATTTTAGtctctcttatttgaaaatcaaacgattgtCCATCACTTTTGATTCTGTCAACAATTTAATTTCTCCGTTTATTTTTGACGTTAGTCAACCAAGTTAAAGGATTTAgggataaattaatttcaaatcggagaaaaaaacaaaaatagagGACCAAATCGTTTTgttataattagtttttttttctttcactttGTCTTTTGACTCGGTTGACTAATACCAAAAAATGGACGGAAAGACTAAATCGTTGACGGAAATAAAAGTGAAGGgccaaatcatttgattttcaaataaaaaaaaataaagtgtgaattatgacatatgtAGGGGTTTcagagtaatttgctcaaatGTTTACTAATTGTATCATATTTTATTTCCCTACCAATACGATtcctaaatttcaatttataactaaaatatatcaattataattttacagCAGTAAActatttttgtataaatttatatttttatcaacatAAATTGACATAGTAATCACATAATGTCCATGTTGTGTGtgtgtttatttaaaaaagaggtattgttaaaataaatctttacgttttagttttttagaaatttaagtttaACGTTTGaatctttacgaaataaatcctaatatttttaatttttgtattttgtagCCTCATTTCGAAATTTGGTAATTTTGTCATCTTTTTTTAGGCTACATGGTGCAAAAATACAAAAGGttggaattttatttatttcattttaaactgTTGGAATTTAATATGGCAATAGTATGGCTCATATGTAAATAATTGCCAAAAAGGATTTGgactacaaaatgcaaaaattaaaaaagttagggtttgttttgttacattttaaacgttatgcttaaattgttaaaaaggtgaaaaattaagATCTGTTTTGCCAATACCCCTGCATTTAATGGATGAGTTCATTTTACTACCCTGTTGTTTGAGCTTTTGACATGAAGGGTCTTGTATAAGTTTTAACATTATAAAGGGTCTCTGTGGTATGGAATTTTATCAAAAGATGTCCAATTTTTAcacttattttataataaaatatacttaattgatataaattaagtagtccaaatataaataaattatttaaaattacatgaacaaattataatttttatttatttattaaattattaaaaaataatttgatttattaatatatttttatatttatatttatatttaaactactttaaattgaagaaaaaaaattgagcgATTAAATTAcacttttttatattaattaagtcATTTAACTAATtgtattaataaaattgaatatctTTTGATAAAGTTCATACTAGAAGAACTCTTTATTATGTCAAAAATTTCACATGATTTTTTGTGTTAAAGGTTAAAATTCcagaataataaaataaatttaaagcaTCTCCACTCTTATGCTAAACTAGCCTCACAATactaaatttagcatttagaaTGAAGAGCACAGTTCCATTGCTATACTATATCTGTGCTAAATTTAACATATGCTAAATCCCGTGCTAAATTTGGCATCAAATTTAGCATATACCAAATTCTTCCatctatttaaattaattataaaaatgctataaataataattttatttattataatagatttattataaaaataaataaattgttattattaaaaataatatttcaaatatttaagtAATAGcgtattttataaaaaacataaaattaatttctattttgtaatattttgtaatatttttcaatttttttattatatatatttaaattttttgatctattataatatatattataatatttaattaatattattaatgtgatttaaatattaaataaaaataaaattattaattaattttttatgtttattgtatataaaaacaagtttattatttaatatagtatTGTGCATTGGAGCAACAAATTAAAAGTCATGTGATATTTAGCATTTTGCTACATTTTGTGCTAGAAATAGCACAAAATATAGCACATGCAATAGTGATGCTCTTATCCCTATATTTAAGTCataaatatcttttaaaattattttttttgcatcttttatcaattacgatcatacctttaaatttttataattatgtctaATCTGAAaagtttttgtttataattatatccaatattttaatttttttatatttttttatcaattacaatATCTTCTAATTTCTAAGAATAGCTACTATGAATTTGATACAATCGGTAAAAGAAGGTAaaagtttgaaaattaattttttaaaattttttaaacataattaaaaaaaacttttcatattgaacgtaattataaaaattaaaaaatttaatcataatTGATAAACacacaaaaattgaatttataaataattcacCTATTGATAATACAATAGGTAATAATTTGCAACATAGAAATATGAAATACGGGATGAACTAACGACATATATGGTGGCAAAGCCAATCTATACGCTACTGCTCCTATACGCTCGATAATCTCATACGGtccaacatacctcggtgctaagtttcccttaacaccaaaacgaacAACGCCTTTCATTAATCACCAACCTAAAACTCGATATCCTTCCGCTTCAGATCAACATAACTCTTATACCGACTAAATACAGTGTCCAATCTCAGCTTAATCAAGGGTACCTTCTCATAAGTAACCTCAATGATCTCAGCACCAAACAACTTACGCTcaccaacctcctcccaacatatcggagatcgacacttgcgaccATATAAagtctcataaggtgccatctcaatacttgCATGAtaactattattataaataaactcAATCATCGGTAAGTGAGCCTTACAGCTACTCTGAAATTCAagcacacatcctgagcatgtcctccaatgTCAGaatagtcctttcagactgaccgtcggtctgaggatgaaaagttgtACTGAAATTCAACCGAGAACCCAAAAATTCCTCTAACGACTTCCAAAATCTAGAAGTGAAAACCGAACCCCTGTCTGAAACAATTGATATCGGTACACCGTgtaaactgacaatcctgtcgatgtacaactgagctaGCTCGAAGCTGAATACGAAACCTTAATTCGAAGGAACATGAAGAAACTGAATGGCATCTATAAAGAATAAAACTTTCTAAAATAGGTTGACGAAGAAATTTACAACGACAAAGTCAAGTAGAAAAAATCTCAACATGGCATTTTCATGTTCGAAAATTCCAACGTGAAATATCATAGGGGTAAAACTAAATTAATactgaaaattttaaatataattgcaataaaatgaaatttcaatatcattataaacattttaaaaatttgggcTAATAATTACCCATGGCCCCTCATCTTTAGAGGTACGGGCGCTAAATCCCCTGATGTCTAAAAACGGGCGCTTAACCCTCTGatttttgtggcggcgctcacaaaaccccctaagcTTCAAatttgaccaaaatacccctagcGCCGTCTTTTCTGGTCAACtgacattttttattaaaaaaaaattagcggcGCCACAtcagctgccacgtcagcaaaagaccttaaaattttaaattacccaaaatacccctaaattattttagaaatagacaaaaaaaaaacaaatctaacctaAACCTCTACCCTAACCCAACGGCCGACTGAACCACTACCCGTCAACaacccgaccaccgccggaaaatttttcggtcatcttctccgatttgaagatgaccggaaaatttccggaaaatttcagatttttgacgaccggaaaattttccggtcatcttcgaatcggagaagatgaccggaaaatttcccGGCGGTGGTCGGGTGGTCGGGTTGGGATATTGGTCGGGTTAGTTGCTGGGTTAATTCATTAGATTAGAGTGAGTtggcttattttttttttttttctaaattaaattaggggtattttgggtgtttgaaatttttaatgtatatttctgacgtgtcagatgatatgacagtgtcagatttttttttaagaatgacaattgactgaaaaaacggcaccaggggtattttggtcaaatTTGGAGTAAAAGGgcttttgtgagcgccgccataaaaatcagggggtttagcgcccgtttttagaAGTCAGAGGGTTTAACGTCCGTACTCCCAAAAAtaaggggccatgggtgattattagccaaaaaTTTGGTATGAATTGCAAAAATATGTAGACATTTGATTTTTTGACACCgctaaacaaattaaaaaatattgatgatttatattttaaattgatagCATCATAAATTGATAGCATCATAAATGAAATATTAACATTTGTTATCTCTCAAATTGATGctcttcatttttatatttatctttattGACATGCTAAAAAAGATTCCCACTACCATAAAATGGGAGGGGCTTTTAAGGTCACCCATTTATCAATACTTTTTCCTTTTATGACTTTAAAAACTTTGTGGGGTTTAATgcacatatatatttttttaatcataaaatattGCTACAACtgcaatttatataaataaattaaacaaaacaaaatcctatttttatttaaatatttttttatttagttatttgaaattttctactttttcttcttcttcatttataGTACAAATTATTAGAAaggttaattttaattaaatttttaattttagttgtaACTGTTTGcttaataatttcaattatgTAACTCAAATTACTTTACTTTGTTCTCATTTTACTCTTTAGCATCaataattttaaacattaagatcatatttaaataattttttctctttaatttaaataaatagatataattaaaactaaaattaaaaatgagctAAAAActgatgattttaaaatttgagccaaaaagtaaaaagataaaaaaaattaaatattaagtatcttttaataattaagtCTGTTTTGGCCATTGAATTAAACATTATCAATCTAAAAATAGATTGTATGATACattcatttcatattttatatgaattttttatttacgatATTTGAAATTTCTCCTCTCTTTTGGAGAGgcatttaatttattattaaaatatttaatatatatttattacagtaaaatattttatgttattaaatttaaatttttattaaagttgACCAATATGGTAGTTATGTAGATGTTCattgtctttttttaatataaccaAGCACACATCACATAATAGCTTTAAGTGACGCCGTATAAGATTCGACATGAATGCATAGGTAGTCGGGAATCAAAATTAAGGAaggcaaaacaaaaaaaacttcatataatatatataaaatttaaaattaattgaaatataagaggtcaaaatataataattgactaaataatatgataaatttttaaaaaattataaaaagaatcttgttttttataaaaaaattaaaaacaacaaatactCCTCTAAACCACCAAGTGGCTAAGCCACAGCACGAGTGTCACGTGACCAACTTGCAGTGTTCCTTCACATTGAGTTTGTGCATCATTAGAATTGTTAGAACACACATTCCTCTTTTCTTTAGCAGCAGCCAATGTGTCATGCCTGTGATTCTCTCCTATCACGCCCGCGGAGCCCTTGTGTCATGGCGCAAAATCTTCATTGGATTGGTGAAATCCGAAAATTTTAATTCTCGCTAGAAACCTCCGAATGGATCAATGGTTTTGGTAGGTTCttatacactaataaacatataagaaactttaaattaattgtcaaaGTTAAAATTATAGAGACCAAAAGGACTTGGTCCAACATAAAGCATATGAAATTGCTCCCATTCCCGTATAAAGGTCCATATTACCATTTCTTTTGCCTTTCACCAATAAGTCATTAAGGTGTGCATTTCCGATCCTTCTCATTTGATTGTACCCAAGAGTATCAAGATTGACCATGAGTTATCTTACGAGGAGCAACCTCTTGAGATCGTTGATATGCATGTGCATAAATTACGGAataaggagattctgatggttaGGGTTCTGTAGCATAACCATCATGTTGAAGAATGCATTTGGGAGACGGAGTCTGATATGCGGAATcgttatccttttcttttccttgaggtacgtcgGGTTTGATGTTTTTGAGAGTTGGTATGGTTGTTTTGTGCGCACTATGCTTGATTTTTTGCTTATATATTTTGTGTTAAATTTGACGAGGTATTATATTTaaggtggggagaatgtaataccccgtactttttCGTCTTGGCTTCttttgtgtttccgacttagtttcaaATTGTTATTTGTTGGAATTATTGAGTGTGGTACATTTGTTGTGTCTTGGTGAGTGACTTATGTATTTCCGTTGAGCCTCTATATGTTtgatgttaatttaatttattttccggGTGTTTACCGAGACAATATTTGTGTGTTTCCAAAACTGTCATGCTTCTGTAAAACCTTGATATCTCTTAATTGCACCGTTGGATCAAGCTCATCTTTTAATATGTTGTTCTTGAGAGAATTAACTAAAAACTGGTTGGTTGAATCATGTCTTGGAGTCCCAGAAGATCGTTTATTTTAGACAGACGAtcatttgtttgtatttttatgttttgtgcAAATAGTCGCTTAGACGAGCTGCCTTACGAACTAGCAGACGATCATCTGGCTGACAGACGATCGTCTATGATCCCATATAGTCATCTAACGGGAAAAAACTTTTTGTTGAACTTTTCGCAAATTCATCCAATCCTTACAAAATTTGTGAACTTATCAAATTTTGACAACGTCGTTGGAGTTTTATCCATTTTTTCGATTAATTTAAACTCTGATAATCTTTCACCCTATTGCAACACCTATTTATCTTATTTAGCTTTTTGATATTTTCAGCTCAACTACGTCTTTTTCACTTCGACCGCCGAATGTTAAAGAATGTAGAATTAGATGTGGacattgtttttgatttttttagatcacgagttaaattttaaaattttaaaaaataaaattttctaacTCTATAGTTAGTATGATGAAGATTTAAATAAGTtaagaagaaaaatatataaaattataagaaaattatcAATTTGAGTCTAATTTTCTAGATGtcaaaaaagtttatttttttggcaTAATCAAGCCAAGTGGTCAAATTTCTACGTAGCAtgccacatgagcaaaattatAGCGTTGTGTGCCACGTGGGCAAAATTAAATCGAATTGCAATgagaaatgaaattaaaatagtattataaaaattctaaaaattagtttaaattacataaagacGTAAAGGTTTAGATATTTGGCATTATAAGaccatttcaattttaaattttatataatttgttaataaaaatactGATGCGAACgatctaataatttaatttatacagaATAGCCTAATCTGATGTAGATATATAATAGCTTCTTGTTAGTGTAATTAATATACTATTGTAGGGTagtatagtttttttattgCTTAGTTCTATCTATATAAAGGcctattatattattttaggaTTTAAGGATTTCTCTTCTATTGTTAGCCTCTATTATTTTATATCTTATTCTTCTATTCAATCAATGGTTTTCGCATTCTTCTATTAATGTTATCGCTTCTATTAATAAGCCACATGATAATTTTGTTTGCTTCAACATAAATAATTGATTATGGGTCTGTTGCCATTTTTCATTTGTTGTTTgatttttgagttttaaaacgttatatatTGTAATGTAGTTAGATTTTCATGTTGATCCGAATGAATCATCTTTCGTctcaattattttatcaaaagatTGGgcgattttaatttattattataccatatttttagcgattaaggctGGCAGTAGTATTTTAAATGAAGGCAAAACCCATACGGAGGCCCCTCTACTTTACCATTTTTGTTCGAGAGACCCCTACTTCAAAATTTTTCATTCCGAGATCTCTGTACTTGGTAAAATCTAATATTGAGACCCTTATGTGGATGGAAAATGGAGAGTGTGTCACACTCTCCCTTTCTGTTAACTAACGGAGCAAATTTTTGTTTGTTAGTCCACATCATTCAAATAGTCACGTTTGAGcagaaataattttaaaaaaatgggccCACCACTTCACCTTTATTCCAACCCACCAACATACATAAAGAATCAATTAATTTTCCTCTGCTTCTTGATTCCACCGACACTACCATCCCTCTTTCTCTAATCTGTTCAATTCTTAGATAACACTAACACCATCATATATTCAATTCTAATTTTCCAAAATTCACAATTCATTATCAACATCTATGGCAGCAAACGAGCAACTGGTACAATCAGTTCTCTAAAAATCGAAATCGCCGGAGCTCAAAGACGACACCAACACCTCCGGCAGCAAACCAGTCCAGAGATCCCAGCCGTACAAAAAGCCCCCTTCCACCGTCATTCTGATGAAATAGAAGAGAAAAAGCTTTACTCGTCTCCGCCTCCGCTTCTACAATCAAGATTCCCACTACAACTTCTTACTCAAATCAAATCTCACACTCACAAACGGCATCAACGGCATTGAGGAGCAAGAAGAGCCCATCGACCCATTAATTGGCCGTGTGTGTGTCGCCGAGCCACTGCGGCTATGGTCATTGAAGAGGTCAAAGATTATGATAAGAGTTGTAGAGAAATTCAGGGTTAGTGAACTGAGAGTGATGATGAGTTTGTTTGTTTAGGTGGGTTTAAGAATGGGAGCCAAGTGTTTGATTGAAATGGGAAGAAATTGAAATTTGACGAGAGTATTTATGATGAGTTTGGTATTTGTTATGAAATTGAGTGTGAGATTAGAGGGTCTTAGAGGTTTTTGTTGAGACTGTAATTAAACAAGATTATGGATTAGTGAGTTTGCTGGATGGGTTTTTGTTCTTAGAGGTTTTTGTTGGTGATGGCCGGACTGAGATTAGTGTAAATCACCGttgaatttgaaaaagaaagaaatgcaAGAAGATGCCCAGTCAgcatttattttacttttagattaaaaaaataaattaccatgtcata is part of the Mercurialis annua linkage group LG3, ddMerAnnu1.2, whole genome shotgun sequence genome and encodes:
- the LOC126675366 gene encoding uncharacterized protein LOC126675366, which codes for MDNFIIAYEISHYFKRKRHGRVGTMTLKVDMSKAYDKVEWLFVESMMKKMGLDSKWIRIMMLCIASVRYIKIGDFQLDNPLVPGRGLRQGDPLSPYLFLICAEGVSSRLNGLEAAGKIYGCAVSRLALRINHLFFADDCYLFFRAVKEEATIIRNTLLEYGSVSGQVVKFNKCNIRYSFNTDHRMRAKINNLMCINKVDNQGLYLGLPSLIGRNKRDVFRFIKDRVWQKLQGWRSKMLSSGGNEILLKSAAQAMPNHVMSVFLIHVDLCAELQRMMNSYWWSRDSSSKKGTSWSSLNNLCTPKGLGGMGFKNLHEFNVAMLGRQSWRLLQNKESLCFKVLSTKYFPSGNFFDATLGNNPSFTWRSIFATQELMRSGVRRGIGPGSQTRVWYDPWLANGNNRFIEKTALEGLSNTTRRGEDYWTRVHEKRGNYSVKTGYWALYGEVTGLVHETPPRPVGSKVFNLRHESVEHVLYHCHVARGCWRRLGVQVPGDDNTNAHEWLLQTFNCKSVDERNVKAMVCWKIWLHRNEVVWNDNWGSPELIVNSVASDLVAWQCAQKKICQQLSSSLGKNDGLIILRALPRGDNDGRLIQARVVSYQGSSTARIAELIAIKEALSWLRGNQNVIFDSDALDVIMDLWLPLKAGIDPIIDECNSLSKQFSNCRFIFVRRSANGDAHLLAQASRSMPGQQEWFHIFPAFLTPVIASVIA